Proteins from a genomic interval of Papaver somniferum cultivar HN1 chromosome 4, ASM357369v1, whole genome shotgun sequence:
- the LOC113272411 gene encoding uncharacterized protein LOC113272411 produces MKSGIEVDPAKIQSIVEIPSPKNLKEVQKRKGSIAALGRFIARSSEKCNHFFNILKKENKFAWTAECGETSQKIKEYLPTIPILQTPEPDEVLARYIAATEDAVSGVLVITNMKVEKSIYYVSKTLNAPERNYTKIEKLILALVWATQKLRTYFLTHYVRVPSKAPLEFILKNAGKVRRIAKWNTQLEQFNIIHEIQTSQKSQDLADFLADLPIDNGEEVKGIPGVDEDGKDPINVLEPSIQRRWEVFVDGSRNKEGAGIGIVITTPIGDKMVDALRLEYEGHTNNIVEYEAVVHALRLHTFYGPNSSMQVPNIKFRYLCRKDNRHEDALAYIPSMLKDNNVKVIRITRVYQPSVISPKTVAATNYENDVGEDIVGDDAGEDIAEDSAEDDILSRANEDEDFSNEEDWRTEVHLFLEEGALPADVKQARKVQSKAGRYELRGGVLYNKSFLRPLLRCLSRQYGHCILKYIHYGDSDNHSGMRSLAEKAKTQGYYWPQMIQDTSRMSRRFEECQRFAKRIHAPSTELNSVGSPWPFAKWGIDIVGPLVEGTGKRRFLIVATNYFSKWVEAKALARIRDVDVFTFIFQHIICRFGIPAEIFSDDGKQLQGKNIDMLFNTFKITKNKFTPIYPHINGQAEATNKTLALILKKTLDEHKDRWCEELHNTLWSYRTTRRSATGESPFPTEIIMPTKKTEAWAKNLTADMMLEKLDDLEEKRETTLQRMENYQHRLAREYNKKVKLRNFLEGQCVLRTIPQYQREKKWGRNPKAPLECKIPQDILSMKQRSSASA; encoded by the exons atgAAGAGCGGCATCGAAGTCGATCCCGCAAAGATCCAATCCATCGTGGAAAtaccatccccaaagaatttgaaGGAAGTACAAAAACGCAAAGGATCCATAGCAGCACTCGGTAGATTCATCGccagatcatcagaaaaatgtaaccacttcttcaacatcctcaagaAAGAGAACAAGTTTGCATGGACCGCTGAGTGTGGAGAAACCtcccaaaagatcaaagaatacCTGCCAACGATCCCGATACTCCAAACACCTGAACCCGATGAGGTGTTGGCACGATATATTGCTGCAACCGAAGACGCAGTCAGTGGCGTATTGGTTATAACCAACATGAAGGTGGAGAAGTCGATATATTACGTCAGTAAAACTCTCAATGCGCCAGAAAGAAACTACACCAAGATTGAGAAACTTAtactggcattagtatgggcgaCGCagaaactgagaacctacttcttGACTCACTATGTTCGTGTCCCAAGCAAAGCCCCGCTGGAGTTTATTCTCAAAAATGCAGGAAAGGTGAGAAGAATAGCAAAGTGGAATACGCAGCTAGAGCAATTTAACATCATACACGAGATCCAAACTTCCCAAAAATCACAAGacttggcggatttcttagcggACCTACCTATAGATAACGGCGAAGAAGTGAAGGGCATACCAGGGGTGGACGAAGATGGGAAAGACCCGATCAACGTACTCGAACCTTCCATCCAACGaagatgggaagtcttcgtcgacggatccaggAATAAGGAAGGTGCAGGTATAGGGATCGTTATCACAACACCCATTGGTGACAAAATGGTAGATGCGCTAAGGCTGGAATATGaagggcataccaacaacattgttgaatatgaGGCAGTGGTACATGCTCTCCGATTG CATACATTCTATGGTCCAAACTCTAGCATGCAAGTGCCCAATATTAAGTTCCGATATCTGTGCAGGAAGGACAATAGACATGAGGATGCCTTAGCTTACATACCATCAATGCTAAAAGACAATAATGTTAAAGTCATCAGAATAACAAGAGTATACCAGCCTTCGGTCATTTCACCCAAAACCGTCGCTGCAACGAACTATGAAAATGATGTTGGGGAAGACATTGTCGGAGACGATGCAGGGGAAGACATCGCCGAAGACTCTGCTGAAGATGATATCCTATCAAGAGCCAATGaggatgaagacttcagcaatgaAGAAGACTGGAGAACCGAGGTCCACCTCTTCCTTGAAGAAGGGGCACTGCCCGCTGACGTGAAGCAAGCTCGAAAAGTACAATCAAAGGCAGGGAGATACGAGCTTCGTGGCGGAGTCTTGTACAATAAATCATTCCTCAGGCCTCTATTACGCTGCTTATCCAGACAATATGGTCATTGTATCTTGAAATATATTCACTATGGAGACTCAGACAATCATAGCGGGATGAGGTCGTTGGCCGAAAAAGcgaaaacgcaaggatattactggccacaGATGATACAAGACACTTCCAGGATGTCTAGAAGGTTCGAAGAATGTCAGCGGTTCGCCAAAAGGATTCACGCTCCATCAACAGAGTTGAATTCAGTAGGAAGCCCGTGGCCTTTTGCAAAATGGGGGATCGACATCGTCGGACCACTTGTTGAAGGCACAGGAAAAAGGCGATTCTTGATTGTAGCCACAAactacttcagcaaatgggtggaagccaaagctctAGCCAGAATCAGAGATGTGGACGTATTCACTTTTATTTTCCAgcatatcatttgcagatttggcatTCCTGCAGAAATTTTTTCCGACGATGGCAAGCAACTACAAGGaaagaacattgacatgctcttcaATACATTCAAGATCACGAAGAACAAGTTCACTCCTATCTATCCCCATATTAACGGACAAGCCGAGGCCACAAACAAGACCCTTGCCCTTATTCTCAAGAAAACGCTGGATGAGCATAAAGACCGATGGTGTGAGGAACTACACAATACCTTGTGGTCATACCGAACCACGAGAAGATCAGCAACCGGTGAATCTCCTTTCCCGACGGAGATAATCATGCCCACAaaaaagaccgaagcatgggcaaagaacctcacagcggataTGATGCTGGAGAAGCTTGATGATCTAGAAGAAAAAAGGGAAACAACGTTACAAAGAATGGAGAACTATCAGCATAGGCTAGCAAGGGAATACAATAAAAAGGTTAAACTTAGAAATTTTTTAGAAGGACAGTGTGTGCTACGAACTATACCGcaatatcaacgagagaagaaatggg GGAGAAATCCTaaggcacccttggaatgcaaaatACCTCAAGACATACTATCCATGAAGCAACGCAgttctgcatctgcgtga